A genomic segment from Juglans regia cultivar Chandler chromosome 14, Walnut 2.0, whole genome shotgun sequence encodes:
- the LOC108996869 gene encoding LOB domain-containing protein 15-like, which translates to MSTERERFYDIGKKIKRETDASSQMGRRHLFGPSGTLNTLTPCAACKLLRRRCAEECPFSPYFSPHEPQKFAAVHRVFGASNVSKMLMEVPESQRADTANSLVYEANLRLRDPVYGCMGAISALQQQIQTLQAELNAVRAEMLQHKFSNFIPSSPAALVSSGAAPVSISHAPPHTTLSRPPSPPPPPPNPPVLPPLPSAVTSFSSSSSTSLYTPPSSATGYSSIILNANIQYFD; encoded by the exons ATGTCCACAGAGCG GGAGAGATTTTACGACATAGGAAAAAAGATCAAAAGAGAGACAGATGCATCTTCTCAAATGGGAAGGAGACATTTATTTGGTCCTTCTGGGACCTTGAACACTCTCACACCATGTGCTGCATGTAAGCTCTTGAGAAGAAGGTGTGCTGAAGAATGCCCTTTTTCCCCATATTTCTCTCCACATGAACCCCAGAAATTTGCGGCTGTTCACAGAGTCTTTGGTGCAAGTAACGTCTCCAAGATGCTAATG GAGGTGCCAGAGAGTCAAAGAGCTGATACAGCAAATAGTCTGGTTTATGAAGCAAACTTGAGGCTGAGAGACCCGGTATATGGGTGCATGGGTGCAATTTCAGCTTTGCAACAACAGATTCAAACTTTGCAAGCAGAACTTAATGCAGTAAGGGCCGAGATGTTGCAACACAAATTTAGTAACTTCATTCCTTCGAGTCCTGCTGCGTTGGTTTCTTCTGGGGCGGCGCCTGTTTCAATTTCTCATGCCCCACCTCACACAACTCTTTCTAGAccaccatcaccaccaccacctcctcctaATCCACCTGTATTGCCACCTCTGCCTTCAGCTGTcacttctttctcttcttcatcctctacTTCTCTGTATACACCACCTTCAAGCGCAACAGGTTACAGCTCCATTATTTTGAATGCTAATATCCAATATTTTGACTGA